The following nucleotide sequence is from Nocardioides eburneiflavus.
GGCTGGGTCACCGCTCGCGGGCGTGTCACCGGGGACCCGCCGGCCTGGCGGTGGCCCACCCACGTCCGCTCGTGCGGAAAGGTGGCTGGGTCACCGCTGGGTGAGTGCGTACGCCGACCTGCGGAGGCTGGGGCGCACCTGAGAGGATCGCCCGGACATGGCGAACCTCATCAACCTCGAGCGCGTCTCGAAGTCCTACGGCGTGCGGCCGCTGCTCGACGACGTCTCCCTCGGCATCTCGGTGGGGGAGCGGGTCGGCGTCGTGGGCCGCAACGGCGACGGCAAGACCACCCTGCTCGAGGTGATGACCGGCATCGAGCAGCCCGACGCGGGCCGGGTCTCGCGCACCCGCGGGATCGAGATCGGCTACCTCCACCAGGGCGACGAGCTCGTCGACACCCACAGCGTCCGCGAGGCGGTGCTCGGTGGCCGGGAGGACCACGAGTGGGCCGCCGACCCGACCACCCGCCAGGTCGTCGAGGAGCTGCTCGCCGGGGTCACGCTCGACCGCGCCGTCGTCGGGCTGTCCGGCGGTGAGCGCCGCCGCTGCGCCCTCGCCGCCCTGCTCCTCTCGCGCCACGACCTGGTGATCCTCGACGAGCCGACCAACCACCTCGACGTCGAGGCCGTCGCGTGGCTCGCCTCCCACCTCGTCAGCCTCCCGAGCGCGCTGATCGTGGTGACCCACGACCGTTGGTTCCTCGACGAGGTCTGCCAGACCACGTGGGAGGTCCACGACGGGGCGGTCGACGCCTACGAGGGCGGCTACGCGGCGTACGTCCTGGCCAAGGCCGAGCGCCAGCGCCAGGCCGCGGCCTCGGAGACGCGGCGGCAGAACCTCGCCCGCAAGGAGCTCGCGTGGCTGCGGCGCGGCCCGCCGGCGCGTACGTCCAAGCCGAAGTTCCGCATCGACGCCGCCAACGCGCTGATCGACGACGTGCCGCCGCCGCGCGACCGGATGGAGCTGCAGCGCTTCGCCAGCCAGCGTCTCGGCAAGGACGTCATCGACATCGAGGACGTCGACCTGAGCCGGGGTGAGCGGGAGCTGCTCCGCCACGCCACCTGGCGCATCGGACCGGGCGACCGGATCGGGATCGTCGGGGTCAACGGCGCCGGCAAGACCTCGCTGCTCTCCCTCATCTCCGGAGCGCTGCCGCCCGACGTGGGCCGCGTCAAGCACGGCCGCACGGTCGAGATGCAGCACCTGACCCAGGCGCTCGACGAGATCGACCCCGAGGCGCGGGTGCTGCCGACGGTCGAGTCGATCCGCCGGGTCACGAAGACCATCGACGGCCAGGAGATCACCGCGACCTCGCTGCTGGAGCGCTTCGGCTTCACCGGGGACCGGCTCACCGCCCGGCTCGGCGACCTCTCCGGTGGCGAGCGGCGGCGCTTCCAGCTGCTCAAGCTGCTGCTGATCGAGCCCAACGTGCTGCTCCTCGACGAGCCGACCAACGACCTCGACATCGACACCCTCAACGTCCTCGAGGACTTCCTCGACTCCTGGCCGGGCACCCTGATCGTGGTCTCGCACGACCGCTACTTCCTCGAGCGCGTCACCGACTCGACGTGGGCGCTGCTCGGCGACGGGCAGGTCTCGATGCTGCCGCGGGGCGTGGACGAGTACCTCGAGCGGCGGTCAAGCGAGCAGCAGACCGCGAGGTCAAGCGAGCAGCGGGTCGCGAGGAACGAGGTCGCGACGGGCGAGTCGAGGCCCGGAGCGCCGCACGCGGACACCGGCCATGGGCCTCAGCAAAAGGCACGCCCGGGCTCCGCCGAGGACCGCGCGGCCCGCAAGGTGCTCGCCAAGGTCGAGAAGCAGCTCGAGCGCATCGCCGCCCGCGAGGCGGAGCTGCACGCCGAGATGGAGGCCAACCTCAGTGACTACGACCTGCTCGCGCGGGTCGGCGCCCGGCTCGGCGAGCTGGCGGCCGAGAAGGAGGAGCTGGAGCTGGAGTGGCTCGAGGCTTCCGAGGTCGTCGAGTAGACGCGCGGACACAACTCCCGCGCGGGCGGTGCGGTGAGCGTGGCGAGCCTCTCGCCGCCTGACCTCTGTCCGCGCGTCTCCGCAGGGCTCAGCTGAAGGGCGCGAGCAGCGAGCGCAGCAGGCCGGCCAGGCGGGTGCGCTCGGCGGCGGAGAGGTCGGCGAGCAGGTCGGCCTCGGCCGCGAGCAGCGCCTCGAAGGCCCCGTCGACGGCCGCCTTGCCCTCGGGGGTCAGTCTCACCAGGACCCCGCGCCGGTCGTGGGGATCGGGGAGCCGCTCCACGAGGCCGCGCCCCGTGAGCCGGTCGACCCGGTTGGTCATCGTGCCGCTGGTCACGAGGGTCTCGCGCAGCAGCCGGCCGGGCGAGAGCTCGTACGGGCTCCCGGCGCGCCGCAGCGCGGCCAGCACGTCGAACTCCCACGACTCGATGCCGTGGGCGGTGAACGCGTCGCGGCGGGCGAGGTCGAGGTGGCGGGCCAGGCGGCTGATGCGGGAGAACACCTCGACGGGCGCGAGGTCGAGGTCGCCGCGCTCGCGGCCCCAGGCCTCGACCAGGTCGTCCACCTCGTCACGCATGGCGGCATTCTGCCAGATCGGTCGAGAATCTTGACATCGAGACAGTTCGGGCGGAGGCTGAGGTTATCTCGACATCAAGACACTGGGACTGGGAGTCGTCCACAGCCCTCCGGGTAGTCCGCTGCGAAAGACCGCTCGATGAGGCCACTTCACCGGCCATGCGCAGCGGACTACCGTCCGGGGGTGTGGACCGACGACCCACGAGGGAGGACGCAGATGAGCCACGCCTGGGACCCTGACCGCTACCTCGCGTACGCCGACGAGCGCGGCCGGCCGTTCGTCGACCTGCTCGCGCGGGTCCCCGCCGAGACGCCCCGCGAGGTCGTCGACCTCGGCTGCGGCCCCGGCAACCTCACCTCCCTCCTGGCCGAGCGGTGGCGCGGGGCGCGGGTGACCGGCGTCGACAGCAGTCCCGAGATGATCGCGACCGCGAGCGAGATCATCGGCATCCGGTGGGAGGTCGGCGACCTGCGCGACTGGGCCGAGCCCGACCCCCTCGCGCTGCGCGCGCCGATCGACGTGCTCGTCTCCAACGCGACCCTCCAGTGGGTCCCCGGGCACCTCGACCTGCTGCCCGGCCTGCTCGACCGGGTCGCGCCCGGCGGGTGGTTCGCCTTCCAGGTGCCGGGCAACTTCGACGAGCCGAGCCACACCGCCCGTACGGACCTCGCCGCCCAGGAGCCGTACGCCCAGCACGTGCGCGACGCCCGCGTGCCCGCCAGCCACGACCCCGCGACGTATGCCCGGGTGCTGCTCGACCTCGGCTGCGACGTCGATGCGTGGGAGACGACCTACCTGCACGTCCTCACCGGGGAGGACCCGGTCTTCGACTGGGTCTCTGGGACCGGGGCGCGCCCCACCCTCCAGGCCCTGCCCGACGACCTGCGCCCCCGGTTCGAGGACGAGTTCAAGGCGCTGCTGCGCGAGGCCTACCCCGCGGACGGGGCCGGCCGGGTGGTCCTGCCGTTCCGCCGGATCTTCGTGGTCGCGCGCAAGCCCCAGGGCGTGCCGGTCCGATGAGGCTGCACCACGTCCAGGTTGCCTGCCCGCCCGGGGGCGAGGCCGCGGCCCGGCGCTTTTACGCCGATGCGCTCGGCCTGACGGAGGTCGACAAGCCGGCCGACCTGGTCGCGCGCGGTGGCTGCTGGTTCCGGGCGTACGACGGCTCCGGTGCTGTCACCGCCGAGCTGCACGTCGGCGTCGAGGACCCGTTCGCCCCGGCGCGCAAGGCCCACCCGGCCTTCGTCGTCGACGACCCTTCGACAGGCTCAGGACGGCGCCTCAACACGGTGGCAACCCGTCTCCGCGACGGCGGCTTCGAGGTCGACGAGGGCCAGCGCACGACCTTCCCGGGCCACCTGCGGCTGCACACCTTCGACTCCCACGGCAACCGGGTGGAGGTGCTCCAGTCCGCACCACGACCTATTTGACAATGATTCTCATTAACATCTAGCGTCCGTGCCTCCACGAGAGAGAGGCACGGGGCATGAGGTCGTTGAGGATGCTGGCGGTGGCGATCGCCACCGTGATCGCCGGATCGGGGTGCACCGCGCCGGCCGCCGAGCGGGGGAGTGCGGGCCACCCGCACGACGGCGACGCGCTCCGGGTCGTCGGTCCGTTCGAGGTGCACAGCGTCGCGCCGGTCGAGAGCAGCGGGCTGTTCACCCGCCTCGAGGTCGCCGAGACGCTGGTGAGCAGCGACCTCGAGGGCGAGCTGCAGCCCGGCCTGTCGCCGTCCTGGACCGTCTCCTCCGACGGCCGCGAGTGGACCTTCGACCTGCCCGCCGGCGCGACCTTCCACGACGGCACCCCCGTCACCCCCGACGCTGTCGCCGCGTCGCTGCAGGAGGCGTACGAGGAGCCGGCCAGCCCGCTCGCGGCGGCGCCCGTCGAGAGCATCGGCGCCGACGGCGATGCCGTCCGCATCGAGCTCGAGCAGCCGTACCCGTCCCTGCCCGCGACGCTGACGCACTACAGCACCGCGGTCCTCGCGCCGGCGTCGTGGGACGGCGACCGGGTGACCGAGGTGATCGGCACGGGTCCCTACGAGATCGAGGACATCGAGCTCCCGGCGCGCGTCGAGGTGACGCGCTTCGACGACTTCCGCGGCGAGGCCCCCGCCATCGAGCAGGTCAGCTTCCAGACCGTCGCACGCGCGGAGTCGCGTGCGTTGATGGCCGTCAGCGACCAGGCCGACGTGGTCTTCGGCCTCGAGCCGGCGGGGCGCGAGCGGGTCGACGGCAGCGACACGGCGGAGATGGTCTCGAGCCTCCAGCCGCGCAGCCTGATGATGAAGGTCAACGTCGACGACCCGCTCCTCGACGACGTACGCGTGCGGCAGGCCCTCAGCCTCGCCCTCGACCGCGAGTCGATGGCCGACGCCGTGCTCCGCGAGCCCGAGCTCGCCGCCACGCAGCTCTTCCCGCCGTCGCTCACCGCGTGGAACCAGCCCGACCTCGAGCCGCTCGCGCACGACACCGCAGCGGCGGCGGCGCTGCTGGACGAGGCGGGCTGGACCGCCGGCCCGGACGGCGTACGCACCCGGGACGGGCAGCCGCTGCGCCTCACGCTGACCACCTACCCCGACCGCCCGGAGCTCCCGGCGCTGGCCACCGCGATCCAGGCGTCGCTGGAAGAGGTGGGCGTGCAGGTCAAGGTCGACGTGACCAACTCCAGCGAGATCCCCGCGCGCCACGCCGACGGCACCCTCCAGCTCGGGCTGCTGGCCAAGCACCTCGCCCTGGTGACCGACCCGCTGCCGACCGTCGCCGAGACCTTCGCGGAGGAGGGTTCCGAGTGGGGCGTCATGGAGTGGCGCAACGACGACGTCGCCCGGGCGATCGCGGACCTCGAGGCCGGGGCGGACGAGGCCGCGGCCGAGCAGGACCGCACGACGATCGCCACCGCCGCGCAGGAGGAGCTCCCGCTCATCCCGGTCGCCTGGTACCGGATGAACGCCGCCGTCTCCGGCCACCTCGACGGGTTCGTCATGGACCCGCTCGAGCGCACGTGGCACCTCTCGCAGGCGACGTGGGCCTCGTGAGCGGCTCCCAGGTGGGCGGCGTGCTGCTGAGGCGGGGTGCCCAGGGAATCGGCGTCGCGGTGCTCGTGGCGACCCTGTGCTTCCTCGTCGTGCGGCAGCTGCCCGGCGACGCGGCGCTGCGCATCGCCGCGGGTCGCTACGGATACGACCTCGTCGACGCGGAGGCGGCGGCCGCCGTGCGCAGCGAGCTCGGTCTCGACCGCCCGGCCTGGCAGCAGCTGGCCGACTGGCTGGCCGCGCTCGTCCGCGGCGACCTCGGCACGTCCCTCGTGACGTCCGCCCCCGTGCGCGAGGAGGTCGGCTACTACCTCCTCGGGACGCTCCAGCTCGCCGGCCTCGCGCTGCTGCTCGCCGTCGCCCTCGGCGGTGCCCTCGGCACGGTCGCGGCGCGCCGCCCCGGCGGGCTGCTCGACCGCGGCGTCGACGCCTGGGTGGCCTGCGTACGCGCCCTGCCGCCCTTCCTGCTCGGCCTCGCGCTGGTGCTGCTCTTCTCCGTCCACCTGGGGTGGTTGCCCGCGGTCGGCCACGGCTCCGGCACCACGATCGTGCTGCCGGCCGCGACCCTCGCCATCGGCCTGTCCGGCCTCTTCGCCCGCGTCACCCGCGACGCCGTCGTGGAGGTGCAGCGCTCCGAGCACGTGCGCTTCGCCCGCACGAAGGGCCTCTCGGATCGCGTGGTCCTGGTCCGCCACGTGCTGCGCAACGCCGGCGTCGTGCTGGTGCCGTACGTCGGGGTGCAGGCGGTCGTGCTCATCGAGGGGGTCGTGGTGGTGGAGAGCCTCTTCGGCTGGCAGGGCCTCGGGCACGCGCTGGTGCACGCCGTGTTCTGGCGCGACGTCCCGGTGCTCCAGGCCGCGGCGCTCGTGCTGGCGCTCCTCGTCGTCGCGATCAACACGCTCGTCGACCTGGTGGTGGTGGGGCTCGACCCGCGCCCGCGCGGTGTGGCGGTGGGCGCATGAGCACGACGCTGACCCCCACGGTCCTCCCCGACTCCGCACCTGCCGACAGCCGACGGATCCTCGCGATGGTCGTCCTCGGCGCGCTCGCGGCCTTCGCGCTGGTCGGCCCGCTGGTGCTGGCCGACCCCGGCGCGCAGGACCTCGGCCGCTACCTCGAGGCCCCGTCGCTCGCCGAGCCGCTGGGCCGCGACGAGTACGGCCGCAGCGTGCTGGCGCGGCTGGCCCACGCCACCCGCCTCTCCCTGCTGCTCGGCGTGGTCTGCGTCGTGACGGCCCTGGTCCTCGGCACCGCGACCGGCGTCCTCGCCGCGTGGCGCGGCGGCTGGGTCGACGCGGTGCTCCGCGCGGTCTCCGAGGCGTTCGTCGCCATCCCGGCGCTGCTGGTCGTGCTGCTGTTCTCCGCGCTGTCGGAGAGCGGGTCGCTGCTCACGTTGTACGTGGGGCTCGCGCTCGTGCAGTGGGTGGAGTACTTCCGGGTCGTCCGGGCCCGCGCCGCGCTGGTGCTGGGCGGGCCCGCGGTCGAGGCCGCCCGCCTGCTCGGTCTCGGCTGGGCGCACCTCGTCGCACGCCACCTGTGGCCGGCCGTACGCCCGCTCCTGCTGACCCTCGCCTCCCTCGGCATGGTGACCTCGATCCTGGCCATGTCGACGCTCGGCTTCGTCAAGGTCGGCCTCCAGCCGCCGCGCGCCGAGCTCGGCCTGATGGTCACCGAGGCGTTCCCGTTCCACGACGTGGCGCCGTGGCTCTCCATCGCCCCGGTCGCCGTGCTGTTCCTGCTCACCGCCGGCTTCCTCGGCCTGCGCCACAAGGAGGTCACACCATGACCGCGCTCGAGCTGCACGACGTCGTCGTCACGCACGCCGGACGCCGGCTCGTCGACGTCCCCCACCTGCGGATCGACCCCGGGCGGCCGGTCACGATCGTGGGCGAGAGCGGGTCGGGCAAGTCGCTGCTCGCGCACGCCCTGATGGGCACCCTCGCGGCCAGCCTCGAGGTCGACGGCAAGGTCGACCTCGGCGGACGGCTGCTGCCGCTCGCCGAGCGCGGCAACCGCCGGTCGCTGTGGGGCAGTGAGGTCGCGATGCTTCCCCAGGAGCCCGCGCTGGCGCTCGACCCGACGATGCGGGTCGGCCGGCAGGTCGCCGAGGGGGTGCTCGGTGCCACGCGGGCGACCGCCCGGGCACGAGCGGCCTCGGCGCTGGCCGGTGTCGGGCTCATGGGGGCCGAGGAGTCCTTCCCGCACACGCTGTCCGGCGGCATGGCCCAACGGGTGGCGTACGCCGCGGCGACGGTCGGCGGCGCCCGCGTGCTGGTCGTCGACGAGCCCTCGAAGGGGCTGGACCCGGCGGCCGTCGACCGGCTCGCCGACCTGCTGCTGCGCCACGTCGCCGACGGTGGCCTGCTCCTCACCATCACCCACGACCTGCGGCTCGCGGCAGCGCTCGGCGGGGAGGTCGCGGTCATGCGCGACGCCGAGGTGCTCGAGTCCGGCGACGCCGCGCAGGTCCTCGACGAGCCGCGGCACGACTACACCCGCCGCCTGGTCACGGCCGCCCCCGAACGGTGGCGGCACCCGTGGCAGCGGACGGGGTGGACATCCGCCTCTGAGTCGCTCGTCGAGGCGACCGGCGTCGCCAAGGCGTACGGCTCGCAGCGGCTCTTCGCCGACCTCGACGTGCGCGTACGCCCGGGTGAGCGGGTCGCGCTGAGCGGTCCGAGCGGGGTCGGCAAGACCACCCTGGGCGGGATCCTGCTGCGGATGGTCGCCGCGGACGCCGGCCGGGTCGTGCACCATCGCTCGCTGCGCGGGCGGGTGCAGAAGCTCTACCAGGACCCGGCCCTCTCCTTCCCGGCGATGGTGCCCATCGAGGTGGGCCTGCGCGACGTGGTCAAGCGGCACGGTGCGGACCCGGCGCTGCTCGGGCAGCTGGTGGAGGACCTGCGGCTGGCGCCCGAGCTGCTCGCCCGGCGGCCGGCGGAGGTCTCCGGCGGCGAGCTGCAGCGCGTGGCGATCGCCCGGATGCTGCTGGCGCGGCCCCGGCTGGTGCTTGCCGACGAGGCGACGTCGCGGCTCGACCTGCTCACCCAGGAGGTGACCGTCGATGCGCTCGTGCGCGGCCTCGACGACGCCGCGCTGCTGGTGGTCACCCATGACAGTGCCCTTGCGGACGCGGTGGCCGACACGCACCTGCACCTCGCCGGTGACGAGGTGTAGCCGGGCAGCGCGACCGCGGACGGGCGGCGCGGTCCTCGACGGACCCGTGGCGTGCCTACTGGCTGGTAACATGCGTGGCATGCCTGCCGTCCTCGACCTCTGGAAGAAGACCTCCGCACTGCCCCTGGGCAACCGGTTCTTCTCGCTCGCCTTCAGCCAGAAGGCGCCCTACTTCGCCACCATCCGCCCGCGCTTCACCGTGATCGAGCCCGACCACGCCGAGCTGGTGATCCCGAAGCGGCGCGGCGTGCACAACCACATCGGCACCGTGCACGCCATCGCGCTCTGCAACGGTCTCGAGGCTGCGATGGGTGCGCTGGCGGAGTCGACGATCCCGCGCGACCGCCGCTGGATCCCCAAGGGGATGGAGGTCGCCTACACCGCCAAGGCCAGCTCCGACATCACCTGCATCGCCGAGACCGATCCGGAGCAGTGGACCGCCGAGGTTGGTGACGGCTACGACCTGCCGGTGCGGGTGCGAGGCGTACGCGCCGACGGCACGGTCGTGGTCGAGGGCGAGATCCGGCTGTGGATCACCGCCAGTGCGGCGCCGCGAGGCTAGGCGACGGCGTCGCCGGTCTTCACGAGCACGGTCGAGGACTGGCCACGGGTCGACAGGCGACGCTCGACGAACTCTGCGAGCTTGGAGAGGCCGTAGTTGATCAGGATGAAGATCAAGCCGACCACGAAGAGCACCTGGATCGGGTTGTCGAGGTTGAGCGAGATCAGGTTGCCGCGACGCAGCAGCTCGGTGTAGAGACCCAGCACGGCCACCAACGAGGTGTCCTTGAGGACCACGACGAGCTGGCTGATCAAGGCCGGCAGCATGGTCCGGAAGGCCTGCGGCAGCTCGACGTTCTTCATCGACTTCCAGCGGGTCATGCCGATGGCCAGCGCGGCCTCGCTCTGGCCGCGGGGGAGCGAGTTGACCCCGGCGCGCACGATCTCGGCGATGATCACCGAGTTGTAGAACGTCAGGCCGATCACGAGGAACCACAGGCCGTCACTGCCGGGCAGGAACGAGATGTCGATGCCCGTGGACCGAACCAGGATGTAGACGTAGAAGATCGAGATGATCACCGGCAGCCCGCGGAAGAGCTCGATCACCGCGACGACAGGGATGCGGCCGACCTTGCCCAGCATGAGCCGGGAAACCCCGAGGAGGGTCCCGATGACGAGGGAGAGGGAGATCGCCAGCACGGCTGCGGTGAGGGTGGCTTGGAGACCCTGCGCCAGGAGACGCCACACGAGCACGAAGTTCTCGTCGCTGGGGTTGATCAGCGGCGACCACAGCTCGGCGTCGAACTGACCGCGGTCGGCCAGTCGCCACACGGCGACGCCGGTGAACCCAAGGAGGATGGCGGCAGCGACCACCGTGCCGATGGCGGCGCGGCGGCGAGCCTTCGGGCCGGGCTCGTCGTACAGGACGTTGCTCATCGCGCGATCGCCACCTTTCGCTCGGTGTAGGCAAGGATGGCCGCGGCCGGGAGGGTGATGCACAGGTATCCGACGGCCACCCCAGTGATGACCGGCAGGCCGTCGTAGCCTTGCGCGCTCGTCAGGTTCTTGTAGACCGACCAGAGGTCGCGGCCGACCCCGAACGCACCCACGACGGCCGAGTTCTTGAACATCGCGATGATGACGCTGCCCAGGGGCGGGACGATGCTGCGGAAGGCTTGGGGCATGACGACCTGGCTGAGCGACTGGCCGAAGGTCAGGCCGATCGAGCGGGCCGCCTCGGCCTGACCGGCCGAGACGGAGTTGATGCCCGAGCGGATCGCCTCGCACACGAACGCGCTCGTGTAGATCACCAGCGCCGCGACGCCGAAGACGTAGTAGGACTGGTTGATGCCGATCTCCGGCAGGCCGAAGGCCATGAAGAAGAGCACCACGGTGAGGGGGCAGTTGCGGATCAAGGTGACCCACGACGTGCCGAACCAGCGCAGCGAGGGGATGGGGGAGACCCGGCACGCCGCGATGAACGTCCCGAGCACGAGCGATCCCACCATGCCCCACAGGCAGATCCCGAGCGACCTCAGGAATCCGGACCAGAACAGGTCCATGTTGTCGAAGACGGCGTCCACGTCAGGTCCTTCTACGTCGAACGGGTGCCGGGGCGGACAACGCCGCCCCGGCACACCGCAGGTGGGTCAGGCGCAGGCGTCCGGCTCGGGCAGCTCGGGGGTCTCGGTGCCCTCGACCTGGCCGGCCGTGGCCTCCCAGGCCTCGAGGTAGGCGTCCTCGTTGTCCGCGAGGGTCTCGTTGATGAACTCGCAGAACTCCACGTCACCCTTCTCGATGCCGATGCCGTACGGCTCCTCGGTGAACTGCTCACCCACCAGCTTGAAGGCACCCTCGGACTCGTCGACGAAACCGAGGAGGATGACGTTGTCGGTGGTGACGACGTCGACCTGGCCGTTGTCGAGGGCGTCGGCGCACTTGTCGTAGACGTCGAACAGCACGAGCTGGTCCTCGCTCGCGAGGTACTCCTTGATGTTCTCGGACGGCGTGGACCCGGTCACCGAGCAGACCTTGGCGTCCGGGTTGTCAGCCAGGTCCTCGGGGCTCTCGATGGTGTCGTTGTCCTCGGCGACCATCAGCATCTGGCCGGCCTCGTAGTAGGGCCCGGCGAAGGTGATGCGCTCCTTGCGCTCGTCGTTGATCGTGTAGGTCGCGACGACGAAGTCGACCTCACCGTCCTCGATCACCTGCTCGCGGATGTCGGAGGTGCTCTCCTTCCACTCGATGTCCTCAGGAGCGATACCCATGGCACCGGCGATGATCTTCGCGACCTCCACGTCGAAGCCCTCGGGCTCGCCCTCGAGGTTCTGGAGGCCGAAGCCCGGCTGGTC
It contains:
- a CDS encoding MarR family winged helix-turn-helix transcriptional regulator gives rise to the protein MRDEVDDLVEAWGRERGDLDLAPVEVFSRISRLARHLDLARRDAFTAHGIESWEFDVLAALRRAGSPYELSPGRLLRETLVTSGTMTNRVDRLTGRGLVERLPDPHDRRGVLVRLTPEGKAAVDGAFEALLAAEADLLADLSAAERTRLAGLLRSLLAPFS
- a CDS encoding hotdog fold domain-containing protein, giving the protein MPAVLDLWKKTSALPLGNRFFSLAFSQKAPYFATIRPRFTVIEPDHAELVIPKRRGVHNHIGTVHAIALCNGLEAAMGALAESTIPRDRRWIPKGMEVAYTAKASSDITCIAETDPEQWTAEVGDGYDLPVRVRGVRADGTVVVEGEIRLWITASAAPRG
- a CDS encoding trans-aconitate 2-methyltransferase; translation: MSHAWDPDRYLAYADERGRPFVDLLARVPAETPREVVDLGCGPGNLTSLLAERWRGARVTGVDSSPEMIATASEIIGIRWEVGDLRDWAEPDPLALRAPIDVLVSNATLQWVPGHLDLLPGLLDRVAPGGWFAFQVPGNFDEPSHTARTDLAAQEPYAQHVRDARVPASHDPATYARVLLDLGCDVDAWETTYLHVLTGEDPVFDWVSGTGARPTLQALPDDLRPRFEDEFKALLREAYPADGAGRVVLPFRRIFVVARKPQGVPVR
- a CDS encoding amino acid ABC transporter permease codes for the protein MSNVLYDEPGPKARRRAAIGTVVAAAILLGFTGVAVWRLADRGQFDAELWSPLINPSDENFVLVWRLLAQGLQATLTAAVLAISLSLVIGTLLGVSRLMLGKVGRIPVVAVIELFRGLPVIISIFYVYILVRSTGIDISFLPGSDGLWFLVIGLTFYNSVIIAEIVRAGVNSLPRGQSEAALAIGMTRWKSMKNVELPQAFRTMLPALISQLVVVLKDTSLVAVLGLYTELLRRGNLISLNLDNPIQVLFVVGLIFILINYGLSKLAEFVERRLSTRGQSSTVLVKTGDAVA
- a CDS encoding VOC family protein, whose product is MRLHHVQVACPPGGEAAARRFYADALGLTEVDKPADLVARGGCWFRAYDGSGAVTAELHVGVEDPFAPARKAHPAFVVDDPSTGSGRRLNTVATRLRDGGFEVDEGQRTTFPGHLRLHTFDSHGNRVEVLQSAPRPI
- a CDS encoding ABC transporter substrate-binding protein; translated protein: MRSLRMLAVAIATVIAGSGCTAPAAERGSAGHPHDGDALRVVGPFEVHSVAPVESSGLFTRLEVAETLVSSDLEGELQPGLSPSWTVSSDGREWTFDLPAGATFHDGTPVTPDAVAASLQEAYEEPASPLAAAPVESIGADGDAVRIELEQPYPSLPATLTHYSTAVLAPASWDGDRVTEVIGTGPYEIEDIELPARVEVTRFDDFRGEAPAIEQVSFQTVARAESRALMAVSDQADVVFGLEPAGRERVDGSDTAEMVSSLQPRSLMMKVNVDDPLLDDVRVRQALSLALDRESMADAVLREPELAATQLFPPSLTAWNQPDLEPLAHDTAAAAALLDEAGWTAGPDGVRTRDGQPLRLTLTTYPDRPELPALATAIQASLEEVGVQVKVDVTNSSEIPARHADGTLQLGLLAKHLALVTDPLPTVAETFAEEGSEWGVMEWRNDDVARAIADLEAGADEAAAEQDRTTIATAAQEELPLIPVAWYRMNAAVSGHLDGFVMDPLERTWHLSQATWAS
- a CDS encoding amino acid ABC transporter permease, translated to MDAVFDNMDLFWSGFLRSLGICLWGMVGSLVLGTFIAACRVSPIPSLRWFGTSWVTLIRNCPLTVVLFFMAFGLPEIGINQSYYVFGVAALVIYTSAFVCEAIRSGINSVSAGQAEAARSIGLTFGQSLSQVVMPQAFRSIVPPLGSVIIAMFKNSAVVGAFGVGRDLWSVYKNLTSAQGYDGLPVITGVAVGYLCITLPAAAILAYTERKVAIAR
- a CDS encoding ABC transporter permease — protein: MSTTLTPTVLPDSAPADSRRILAMVVLGALAAFALVGPLVLADPGAQDLGRYLEAPSLAEPLGRDEYGRSVLARLAHATRLSLLLGVVCVVTALVLGTATGVLAAWRGGWVDAVLRAVSEAFVAIPALLVVLLFSALSESGSLLTLYVGLALVQWVEYFRVVRARAALVLGGPAVEAARLLGLGWAHLVARHLWPAVRPLLLTLASLGMVTSILAMSTLGFVKVGLQPPRAELGLMVTEAFPFHDVAPWLSIAPVAVLFLLTAGFLGLRHKEVTP
- a CDS encoding ABC transporter ATP-binding protein — translated: MTALELHDVVVTHAGRRLVDVPHLRIDPGRPVTIVGESGSGKSLLAHALMGTLAASLEVDGKVDLGGRLLPLAERGNRRSLWGSEVAMLPQEPALALDPTMRVGRQVAEGVLGATRATARARAASALAGVGLMGAEESFPHTLSGGMAQRVAYAAATVGGARVLVVDEPSKGLDPAAVDRLADLLLRHVADGGLLLTITHDLRLAAALGGEVAVMRDAEVLESGDAAQVLDEPRHDYTRRLVTAAPERWRHPWQRTGWTSASESLVEATGVAKAYGSQRLFADLDVRVRPGERVALSGPSGVGKTTLGGILLRMVAADAGRVVHHRSLRGRVQKLYQDPALSFPAMVPIEVGLRDVVKRHGADPALLGQLVEDLRLAPELLARRPAEVSGGELQRVAIARMLLARPRLVLADEATSRLDLLTQEVTVDALVRGLDDAALLVVTHDSALADAVADTHLHLAGDEV
- a CDS encoding ABC-F family ATP-binding cassette domain-containing protein, which codes for MANLINLERVSKSYGVRPLLDDVSLGISVGERVGVVGRNGDGKTTLLEVMTGIEQPDAGRVSRTRGIEIGYLHQGDELVDTHSVREAVLGGREDHEWAADPTTRQVVEELLAGVTLDRAVVGLSGGERRRCALAALLLSRHDLVILDEPTNHLDVEAVAWLASHLVSLPSALIVVTHDRWFLDEVCQTTWEVHDGAVDAYEGGYAAYVLAKAERQRQAAASETRRQNLARKELAWLRRGPPARTSKPKFRIDAANALIDDVPPPRDRMELQRFASQRLGKDVIDIEDVDLSRGERELLRHATWRIGPGDRIGIVGVNGAGKTSLLSLISGALPPDVGRVKHGRTVEMQHLTQALDEIDPEARVLPTVESIRRVTKTIDGQEITATSLLERFGFTGDRLTARLGDLSGGERRRFQLLKLLLIEPNVLLLDEPTNDLDIDTLNVLEDFLDSWPGTLIVVSHDRYFLERVTDSTWALLGDGQVSMLPRGVDEYLERRSSEQQTARSSEQRVARNEVATGESRPGAPHADTGHGPQQKARPGSAEDRAARKVLAKVEKQLERIAAREAELHAEMEANLSDYDLLARVGARLGELAAEKEELELEWLEASEVVE
- a CDS encoding ABC transporter permease, whose translation is MSGSQVGGVLLRRGAQGIGVAVLVATLCFLVVRQLPGDAALRIAAGRYGYDLVDAEAAAAVRSELGLDRPAWQQLADWLAALVRGDLGTSLVTSAPVREEVGYYLLGTLQLAGLALLLAVALGGALGTVAARRPGGLLDRGVDAWVACVRALPPFLLGLALVLLFSVHLGWLPAVGHGSGTTIVLPAATLAIGLSGLFARVTRDAVVEVQRSEHVRFARTKGLSDRVVLVRHVLRNAGVVLVPYVGVQAVVLIEGVVVVESLFGWQGLGHALVHAVFWRDVPVLQAAALVLALLVVAINTLVDLVVVGLDPRPRGVAVGA